The Lutibacter sp. Hel_I_33_5 genome has a window encoding:
- a CDS encoding transketolase family protein, translated as MKKYTYTEKKDTRSGFGDGLTELGRTNSNVVALCADLVGSLKMGQFIKENPDRFFQVGIAEANMMGIAAGMTIGGKIPFTGTFANFSTGRVYDQIRQSIAYSDKNVKICASHAGLTLGEDGATHQILEDIGMMKMLPGMTVINPCDYNQTKAATIAIAEHEGPVYLRFGRPKVPIFMPDDAKFEIGKGIQLTEGTDVTIVATGHLVWEALQASEKLEAQGISAEVINIHTIKPLDEDIILKSVAKTGCVVSAEEHNKYGGLGESIARTLALNTPVPQEFVAVNDSFGESGTPAQLMEKYNINDVAIVNAVQKVIKRK; from the coding sequence ATGAAAAAATATACATACACAGAAAAGAAAGACACAAGATCTGGTTTTGGTGATGGTTTAACGGAGTTAGGAAGAACAAATTCAAATGTAGTAGCTTTATGTGCAGATTTGGTAGGTTCCTTAAAAATGGGGCAATTTATTAAAGAAAACCCTGATCGTTTTTTTCAAGTAGGAATTGCTGAAGCAAATATGATGGGTATTGCTGCTGGTATGACTATTGGAGGTAAAATTCCATTTACTGGAACATTTGCAAACTTTTCTACAGGTAGAGTATATGATCAAATTAGACAATCTATTGCATATTCTGATAAGAATGTGAAAATTTGTGCTTCGCATGCTGGTTTAACCTTGGGTGAAGATGGCGCAACACATCAAATTTTAGAAGATATTGGAATGATGAAAATGTTACCTGGAATGACGGTAATTAATCCTTGTGATTATAATCAAACCAAAGCTGCTACCATTGCTATTGCAGAACATGAAGGGCCAGTTTATTTACGTTTTGGAAGACCAAAAGTGCCGATTTTTATGCCAGATGATGCTAAATTTGAAATTGGTAAAGGAATTCAACTTACAGAAGGAACTGACGTTACTATTGTAGCAACAGGACATTTAGTTTGGGAAGCTTTACAAGCTTCTGAAAAATTAGAAGCACAAGGTATTTCTGCAGAAGTAATAAATATTCATACAATTAAACCTTTAGATGAAGACATCATTTTAAAATCGGTTGCAAAAACTGGTTGTGTTGTTTCTGCTGAAGAGCATAATAAATATGGAGGTTTAGGAGAAAGTATTGCTAGAACGTTAGCATTAAATACTCCAGTTCCACAGGAATTTGTTGCTGTAAATGATAGTTTTGGTGAATCTGGAACTCCAGCTCAATTAATGGAGAAATACAACATTAATGATGTTGCCATCGTTAATGCAGTACAGAAAGTAATAAAAAGAAAATAA
- a CDS encoding porin family protein encodes MKKVVFVFCLFLAGTQFSNAQLQWGLKGGLNYNSDSFTNVKNDVLAGAGSETGYHAGLWFRGRIPIVGLSIRPELVYTQISNKVAFAPATGIANTTFDLKKIDIPVLLEKGILKFGRVFAGPSFQYIVNSGFGLNTLGDVDVNDFTVGIQLGAGVEFGKLGVDVRWERGFSGIESVIAGNTLGNNISFDTRVNQIIVSLSVKL; translated from the coding sequence ATGAAAAAAGTAGTATTCGTATTTTGTTTGTTTCTAGCCGGGACACAATTTTCAAACGCTCAATTACAATGGGGTTTAAAAGGTGGTTTAAACTATAACTCAGATTCTTTTACTAATGTAAAGAATGATGTTTTAGCTGGTGCAGGAAGTGAAACTGGTTACCATGCTGGTTTATGGTTTAGAGGAAGAATTCCTATTGTTGGACTTTCTATAAGACCAGAACTAGTATATACACAAATTAGTAATAAAGTTGCTTTTGCTCCTGCTACAGGAATTGCAAATACTACTTTTGATCTTAAAAAAATTGACATTCCTGTTCTTTTAGAAAAAGGGATTTTAAAATTTGGTAGAGTGTTTGCTGGACCATCATTTCAGTATATAGTAAATTCTGGATTTGGTTTAAATACTTTAGGAGATGTTGATGTAAATGATTTTACAGTTGGTATACAATTAGGTGCTGGAGTTGAGTTCGGTAAATTAGGCGTAGATGTTCGTTGGGAACGTGGTTTCTCAGGAATTGAAAGTGTAATAGCTGGAAATACCTTAGGTAATAATATAAGCTTTGATACTCGAGTAAATCAAATAATTGTAAGTTTATCTGTTAAACTATAA
- a CDS encoding peptidylprolyl isomerase, with the protein MNKLKYFIALITFSVIVYSCGDDGTFVDDFDHEAQAKIDDTLLIEFFKGHYYDTSIDSIKPIVSGKTNLFSDSKLKTQKVTFNEIEYNLYTYVKVEGNPVPNKPNPTIIDSILVNYHLGYIKDSIDYIPVQKLNAATWFNPTSIAVEGWLHGFTNFKGGKNTTNNGPITYIGGGNGIIFIPSGIAYRNIGNLPVIPTEANLIYYVNLFDSVEGTDHDNDGVASIDEDINGDGDPRNDDTDGDTFADMSDPDDDNDGKLTKDEDTNGDGDPRNDDTDGDGIPNYLDSDS; encoded by the coding sequence ATGAATAAATTAAAATATTTTATAGCGCTAATAACTTTTTCTGTTATTGTATATTCTTGTGGAGATGATGGGACATTTGTAGATGATTTTGACCATGAAGCACAAGCAAAGATTGATGATACGTTATTAATAGAGTTTTTTAAAGGTCATTATTATGATACCTCTATTGATTCGATAAAACCAATTGTCTCTGGTAAAACGAATTTATTTAGTGACTCAAAACTAAAAACACAAAAAGTTACTTTCAATGAAATTGAGTATAATTTATATACTTATGTAAAAGTTGAAGGAAATCCTGTTCCAAATAAACCGAATCCTACTATTATAGATTCAATTCTAGTAAATTATCATTTAGGATACATTAAAGATTCAATAGACTATATTCCTGTACAAAAATTAAATGCTGCTACATGGTTTAACCCGACTAGTATTGCTGTTGAAGGATGGTTACATGGGTTTACTAATTTTAAAGGAGGAAAAAACACAACTAATAATGGCCCTATTACTTATATTGGTGGTGGAAATGGTATCATTTTTATTCCTTCTGGAATAGCATATAGAAATATTGGTAACTTACCAGTTATACCTACAGAAGCAAATTTAATTTATTATGTTAATCTTTTTGATAGTGTTGAGGGTACAGACCATGATAATGATGGTGTGGCATCAATAGATGAAGATATTAACGGTGATGGAGATCCTAGGAATGATGATACTGATGGTGATACCTTTGCAGATATGAGTGATCCAGATGATGACAATGATGGAAAGTTAACTAAAGATGAAGATACAAATGGTGATGGAGATCCTAGAAATGATGATACTGACGGTGATGGGATACCTAACTATTTAGATTCGGATAGTTAA
- a CDS encoding RNA-binding S4 domain-containing protein, with the protein MRVDKYLWCIRLFKTRNVATEACKKGRIKLNDKSLKPSKELFGNEELVIRKNQINYKIKVLDIPPNRVGAKLVDLYRKDLTDKSQFEKNELLKFAKDYYRKKGTGRPTKKDRRDIEGYNEESID; encoded by the coding sequence ATGAGAGTAGATAAATATCTTTGGTGTATTAGACTCTTTAAAACTAGAAATGTTGCTACAGAAGCCTGTAAAAAAGGACGTATTAAGCTGAATGACAAAAGCTTAAAACCTTCTAAAGAACTATTTGGAAATGAAGAACTTGTAATTAGAAAAAACCAAATAAATTATAAAATTAAAGTTTTAGACATTCCTCCAAATAGAGTCGGTGCGAAATTGGTAGATTTATATAGAAAAGATTTAACAGATAAGAGTCAGTTTGAAAAAAATGAACTATTAAAATTTGCAAAAGATTACTATAGAAAAAAAGGTACTGGTAGACCTACAAAAAAAGATAGAAGAGATATTGAAGGTTATAACGAAGAAAGTATTGATTAA
- a CDS encoding phosphoribosyltransferase family protein, which produces MTTTNNIILTSVEVNQKIKRIAYQIYESNSSEKEIILAGIAGNGFVFSKLLKDVLIKISDIKINICEVYVDKKNPLKPITTSLSSSEYKNKAIVLVDDVLNSGSTLIYGVKHFLDVPLKRFKTAVLVNRNHKKYPVKADFKGISLSTSIKEHIIVEFSSNSGIAYLL; this is translated from the coding sequence ATGACAACAACAAATAATATTATTTTAACATCTGTAGAAGTAAATCAAAAAATTAAAAGAATTGCTTATCAAATATATGAAAGCAATAGTTCTGAAAAGGAAATTATTTTAGCTGGTATAGCTGGAAATGGATTTGTTTTTTCAAAGTTATTAAAAGATGTTCTAATCAAAATTTCCGATATAAAAATAAACATTTGTGAAGTTTATGTTGATAAGAAAAACCCACTTAAACCAATCACTACTAGCCTATCTTCTTCTGAATATAAAAATAAAGCAATTGTTTTAGTTGATGATGTTTTAAATTCTGGAAGCACATTAATTTATGGAGTAAAACACTTTTTAGATGTTCCTTTAAAAAGATTTAAAACTGCGGTATTGGTTAATAGAAATCATAAAAAGTATCCTGTAAAAGCTGATTTTAAAGGGATTTCATTATCTACATCTATAAAAGAGCATATTATTGTAGAATTTTCTTCTAATAGCGGAATTGCTTATTTACTGTAA
- a CDS encoding shikimate kinase yields the protein MKIVLLGYMTSGKSSIGKRLAKKLALPFKDLDDYIETKENKSIKEIFADKGEIYFRLKETEYLKELLSIEDSFILSLGGGTPCYSNNMEFILKNKNTTSIYLKASIHKITNRLIKKKQNRPLVANLDDDKILEFVGKHLFERSSFYEKASIIVTTDNKTKKEIAKELKVILQ from the coding sequence ATGAAAATAGTTTTATTAGGCTATATGACAAGCGGAAAATCTTCGATTGGAAAACGTTTAGCTAAAAAGTTAGCGCTACCTTTTAAAGATTTAGATGATTATATTGAAACTAAAGAAAATAAAAGCATTAAAGAGATTTTTGCTGACAAAGGAGAAATATATTTCAGGCTTAAAGAAACAGAATATTTAAAGGAACTATTATCTATAGAAGACTCTTTTATTCTTTCATTAGGAGGTGGAACACCGTGTTATTCTAATAACATGGAATTTATTTTAAAAAATAAAAACACAACTTCTATATATTTAAAAGCTAGTATTCATAAAATTACTAATAGGCTTATTAAGAAAAAGCAAAATAGACCATTAGTAGCAAATTTAGATGATGATAAAATTTTAGAATTTGTTGGTAAACATTTGTTTGAAAGAAGTTCTTTTTATGAAAAAGCAAGCATAATTGTTACTACCGATAATAAAACAAAAAAAGAAATAGCAAAAGAATTAAAAGTAATTTTACAGTAA
- a CDS encoding RagB/SusD family nutrient uptake outer membrane protein, giving the protein MIINKINRKFWTKMGAFVLLVLLIISCADLEEDPNSVQFDPAALNSDTALETLVAGMYSRIQNDAQWSAFFITGYAGDDISTRSTSNKAGFRDSDWRQQTPGSARLGNAYNGCYRAIATANTAISIIDNIKGDAGKIQRLLGETYFIRAFAYLHLTRTYGRIPIQLKPTSNDKLKRASFVDIYKQIEADLKQAETLLPNVYPGIPAVGTRPNKGSAKAYLARLYLQWAGYPEKDLSKYALAASKSWEVIKDKSVYGFDLATDFRAMWTEDGRFKHNEGIFTLIGCTVGCGVGNRTTGRLGLTNAAGGWNETFGEIAFYNDQKTEATKNGTMKRFDATYIHEKIPRADEPIGADFMSEAKITDRHPMFRKIVGGDFSETVNTTRNDINRYFMRYAEVLLIYAEASGRAGNVTANSWKALNDVRNRAGATTPLTAVDGNIEDLAFTERKWEFAGEYERWNDLVRMEKAAAALGNRSALEDVDVSHSKTPSTDASGKYFYFSPIPQSQLDLAPELND; this is encoded by the coding sequence ATGATAATAAATAAAATAAATAGAAAATTTTGGACCAAAATGGGCGCATTTGTACTATTGGTTCTTTTAATAATTTCATGTGCAGATTTAGAAGAAGATCCAAACTCTGTACAATTTGATCCAGCAGCATTAAATTCAGATACAGCATTAGAAACTCTTGTAGCTGGTATGTATAGCAGGATTCAAAATGATGCGCAATGGTCAGCATTTTTTATAACCGGTTATGCAGGTGATGATATTTCTACTCGTTCTACTAGTAATAAAGCTGGGTTTAGAGATTCAGATTGGAGACAACAAACACCAGGATCGGCACGTTTAGGAAATGCATATAATGGCTGTTATAGAGCAATAGCTACTGCAAATACAGCTATATCTATTATTGATAATATAAAAGGAGATGCAGGTAAAATTCAAAGATTACTAGGAGAGACATATTTTATTAGAGCATTTGCATATTTGCATTTAACTAGAACGTATGGTAGAATACCAATTCAACTAAAACCTACTTCTAATGATAAATTAAAAAGGGCTTCTTTTGTTGATATTTATAAACAAATAGAAGCAGATTTAAAACAAGCAGAAACATTATTGCCTAATGTTTATCCTGGAATTCCTGCAGTTGGTACAAGACCAAATAAAGGGTCTGCTAAAGCATATTTAGCTAGATTATATTTACAATGGGCAGGTTATCCAGAAAAAGACTTAAGTAAGTATGCTTTAGCTGCTAGTAAATCTTGGGAGGTTATTAAAGATAAATCTGTATATGGATTTGACTTAGCTACTGATTTTAGAGCTATGTGGACAGAAGATGGTAGGTTTAAACATAATGAAGGCATATTTACCTTGATTGGCTGTACTGTTGGGTGTGGTGTTGGAAATAGAACAACTGGTCGTTTAGGTTTAACAAATGCAGCTGGTGGTTGGAATGAAACTTTTGGGGAAATAGCATTTTATAATGATCAAAAAACTGAAGCTACTAAAAATGGTACAATGAAGCGTTTTGATGCTACATATATTCATGAAAAAATCCCTAGAGCAGATGAACCTATTGGTGCAGATTTTATGAGTGAAGCTAAAATTACTGATAGACATCCGATGTTTAGAAAAATTGTTGGTGGAGATTTTTCAGAAACTGTAAACACAACAAGAAATGATATTAATAGATATTTTATGCGTTATGCAGAAGTATTATTAATTTATGCAGAGGCTTCTGGGAGAGCAGGAAATGTAACAGCGAATAGTTGGAAAGCTTTAAATGATGTTAGGAATAGAGCAGGAGCTACAACACCTTTAACTGCGGTTGATGGGAACATTGAAGATTTAGCATTCACAGAACGTAAATGGGAATTTGCTGGCGAATATGAAAGATGGAATGATTTAGTACGTATGGAAAAAGCTGCAGCCGCTTTAGGTAATAGATCGGCATTAGAAGATGTAGATGTTTCACACAGCAAAACTCCATCAACAGATGCGAGTGGAAAATATTTTTATTTTTCACCTATACCTCAATCTCAATTAGATTTAGCACCTGAATTGAACGATTAA
- a CDS encoding TonB-dependent receptor yields MKKKISLIKQFVGICMLFFISASMYGQSAISGTVTSSEDNQPIPSVNVIVKGTTNGTSTDFDGKYTINASAGDVLVFSFLGYKTSEKIVGNSTTINVVLDTDSAQLDEIVVIGYGTARKTDLTGSISSISSKDFERQPITRAEDALQSRTAGVSVTRNSGAPGGDIKIRVRGSNSITGNNAPLIVIDGIIGGDLSSLNANDIQSFNVLKDASATAIYGSRGANGVVMVTTKKGRSGKPKVNVNNFISISKVPNKINLLSPSQFATSAGTTVSNGGADYQDEYFKTGITNNVQVSASGNEGSLNYYLSGNLVDQDGIVLNTGYKRYSLRSNLNADITDKLSVGLNVYGSREDSHNLVRGGAGASSDTRGGIVNVLSFNPALSVRDSNGDYNLAGGGKGSILVNPIAVQNERDGNLIEDRTNANLNLSYDISDNLNLTTLLGSSTTHFNNEIFEGIPAGSNSNAKSRATFNSIRTYDYQLSNILTWNKDFGENNLKLTGVYEMQTSTIKNANINSIDFAISGLSNAFYHLEIGKPSVGANENKTSIESFVARAELSFGENLYLTGTVRRDESSKFREGNRVGYFPSISAKYNLGEFISEDSFLNDVSLRAGYGVTGNQDIPANSTYPGVTRNDFFFSGTSFNVGAGASAIVDPNITWETTKQINIGADFSLLENRINVSVDWYKKNTTDLLLDLNVPQSNGGGIFRTNLGEVENTGFDLSLSANVVDRRDFNWNSNLTFSSVSNKVINLGGANQLLSRPAGINPGGAGANLYINKVGEPLGGFYGYTYTGVAANGDAQYDAAGQSQIGNGLPDFNWGLNNTLTYKNLDLNILVRGVHGYDILNATRGIISLGGGDVKNATHADSILPGSPTGGTNHINSSRYIEDGSFIRLSNISLGYNFSDVKWLSSLKFFASAQNLLTITDYTGYDPEVSSTGASTSDTTPSLDFGALPNPRTFTFGVNIGL; encoded by the coding sequence ATGAAAAAAAAGATCTCTTTAATTAAACAGTTTGTAGGTATCTGCATGTTGTTTTTTATAAGTGCTTCCATGTACGGCCAAAGTGCTATATCTGGTACAGTAACTTCAAGTGAAGACAATCAACCAATACCTAGTGTAAATGTGATTGTTAAAGGTACTACAAACGGAACAAGTACAGATTTTGATGGTAAATATACTATCAATGCTTCTGCTGGAGATGTACTAGTATTCAGCTTTCTTGGTTATAAAACATCAGAAAAAATAGTAGGGAATAGTACTACTATAAATGTTGTTTTAGATACGGACAGTGCTCAATTAGACGAAATTGTAGTAATTGGTTATGGTACAGCAAGAAAAACAGATTTAACAGGATCTATTTCTTCAATATCATCAAAAGATTTTGAAAGGCAACCTATAACAAGAGCAGAAGATGCTTTACAGTCTCGAACTGCTGGTGTAAGTGTTACTAGAAATTCTGGTGCTCCAGGTGGTGATATCAAAATTCGTGTTCGTGGTTCTAATTCAATTACTGGAAATAATGCTCCATTAATAGTTATTGATGGGATTATCGGAGGTGACTTATCTAGTTTAAATGCTAATGATATACAAAGCTTTAATGTATTAAAAGACGCCTCTGCTACAGCAATTTATGGTTCTAGAGGAGCAAATGGTGTAGTAATGGTAACTACAAAAAAAGGTAGATCTGGGAAGCCAAAAGTAAATGTAAATAATTTTATTTCAATTTCTAAAGTACCAAATAAAATTAATCTTTTATCTCCATCTCAATTTGCAACTTCAGCAGGAACAACAGTTTCTAATGGTGGAGCAGATTATCAAGATGAATATTTTAAGACTGGAATAACTAATAATGTACAAGTTTCTGCAAGCGGGAATGAAGGTAGCTTAAATTATTACTTGTCAGGAAATTTAGTAGATCAAGATGGGATTGTTTTAAATACTGGTTATAAACGCTATTCTCTACGTAGTAATTTAAATGCTGATATAACAGATAAATTATCTGTTGGATTAAATGTTTATGGTTCAAGAGAAGATTCACATAACTTGGTAAGAGGTGGTGCAGGAGCATCTTCAGATACTAGAGGTGGAATTGTAAATGTATTATCTTTTAATCCTGCTTTATCTGTTAGAGATTCTAATGGAGATTATAATTTAGCAGGTGGAGGTAAAGGATCTATATTAGTAAATCCTATTGCCGTACAAAATGAAAGAGATGGAAATTTAATTGAAGATAGAACTAATGCAAATCTAAATTTATCTTATGATATTTCTGATAATTTAAATTTAACAACATTGTTAGGTTCTTCAACTACTCATTTTAATAATGAAATTTTTGAAGGAATACCGGCTGGATCAAATTCTAACGCTAAATCTAGAGCAACTTTTAATTCTATAAGAACATATGATTATCAACTTAGTAATATTTTAACTTGGAATAAAGATTTTGGGGAAAATAATCTAAAACTTACTGGTGTTTATGAAATGCAAACATCAACTATTAAAAATGCAAACATAAATTCAATAGATTTTGCAATTTCAGGGTTATCAAACGCTTTTTATCATCTTGAAATTGGTAAACCTTCAGTTGGAGCAAATGAAAATAAAACTTCTATAGAATCATTTGTAGCTAGAGCTGAACTAAGTTTTGGGGAAAATCTTTATTTAACAGGTACAGTTCGTAGAGATGAGTCTTCAAAATTTAGAGAAGGTAATAGAGTTGGGTATTTTCCTTCTATATCTGCAAAATATAATTTAGGGGAATTTATTTCAGAAGATTCTTTTTTAAATGATGTAAGTTTAAGAGCTGGTTATGGTGTAACTGGTAATCAAGATATACCTGCAAATTCTACCTATCCTGGTGTAACAAGAAATGATTTCTTTTTCAGTGGAACATCATTTAATGTTGGTGCAGGTGCAAGTGCAATTGTAGACCCTAATATAACTTGGGAAACAACAAAACAAATAAATATTGGTGCAGACTTTAGTTTATTAGAAAATAGAATAAATGTTAGTGTAGATTGGTATAAAAAAAATACTACAGATTTGTTATTAGATCTAAATGTACCGCAGTCTAACGGAGGAGGTATTTTTAGAACTAACTTAGGGGAAGTAGAAAATACAGGTTTCGATCTAAGTCTTTCTGCAAATGTTGTAGATAGAAGAGATTTTAATTGGAATTCTAATTTAACTTTTTCTTCAGTTTCTAATAAAGTTATCAATTTAGGAGGTGCTAATCAATTATTATCAAGACCTGCAGGAATTAATCCAGGTGGTGCTGGAGCTAACCTTTATATAAATAAGGTAGGAGAACCTTTAGGAGGATTTTACGGATATACTTATACTGGAGTTGCTGCAAATGGTGATGCTCAATATGACGCTGCTGGACAAAGCCAAATTGGAAATGGATTACCAGATTTTAATTGGGGTCTAAATAATACTTTAACGTATAAAAACCTTGATTTAAATATTTTAGTAAGAGGTGTTCATGGATACGACATTTTAAATGCTACAAGAGGTATTATATCGCTAGGTGGAGGTGATGTTAAAAATGCAACACATGCAGATTCAATTTTACCAGGTAGTCCAACAGGAGGTACCAATCATATTAACTCTTCTAGATATATTGAAGATGGTAGTTTTATTAGATTAAGTAATATTTCTTTAGGGTATAATTTTTCTGATGTAAAATGGTTAAGTTCATTAAAGTTTTTTGCTAGTGCACAAAATCTGCTTACAATTACAGACTATACTGGTTATGACCCAGAAGTTTCATCAACTGGTGCATCTACTTCTGACACCACACCATCATTAGATTTTGGAGCATTACCAAACCCAAGAACTTTTACTTTTGGAGTTAACATAGGTTTATAA